ccatgctgagctgcccagtgcagtagtctgggagcttaccttgttcgtgaagacagaggcaaaaaaagcattaagtacattagctttttccacatcctctgtcactaggttacctccctcattcagtaaggggcccacactttttttggctttcttcttattgccaccatacctgaagaaacccttcttgttactcttaacatccctcgctagctgcaactccaggtgtgatgtagccttcctgatttcattcctacatgcccgagcaatatttatatactcatccctggtcatttgtccaatcttccacttcttgtaagcctcttttttgtgttcagggtcagcaaggatttcactgttaagccaagctggtcgcctgccatatttactattctttctacacatcgggatggtttgtccctgtaacctcaataagaattctttaaaatacagccagctctcctggactcctttccccctcatgttattctcctaggggatcttgcccatcagttccctgagggagtcaaagtctgcttttctgaagtccagggtccgtattctgctgctttcctttcttcattgcgtcaggatcctgaactcaaccatctcatggtcactgcctccccggttcccatccacttttgcttcccctactaattcttcccggtttgtgagcagcaggtcaagaagagctctgcccctagttggttcctccagcacttgcaccaggaaattgtcccctaccctttccaaaaacttcctggattgtctgtgcaccgctgtattgctctcccggcagatatcagggtgattgaagtcgcccatgagaaccagggcgtgtgatctagtagcttctgcgagttgccggaagaaagcctcgtccacctcatccccctggtccggtggtctatagcagactcccaccacgacatcacccttgttgctcacgcttctaaacttaatccagagactctcaggtttttctgcagtttcatacttgagctctgagtatgcatgggggtggggcagtgtcCCCAGTTGGTGACCTTGTGATGGGAGGTGAGGATGCATGGTGGGGGGTGTCCCCAGTTGGTAACCTTACAATGGGAAGTGAACATGCCGGAGGTGGGGGTGTTGAGCTCCAATCAGTGACACCCTGTCTTTGTCACTCCCTGATGCACTGACTGGCTGGGCACAAGTCAATGTGTTTGGTCCCCGCAGAGCTGACTTAGTACCCAGCCTGGTGGTAGGGTCTAGCATCAGCCTGCCAGCTCTGTGTCTAACTGTGCCCTCCCATCTCTGTCCCCCTCAGGTCTTCACACGCTACGGCAAGTGCTACACATTCAACTCTGGACAGGATGGGAAGCCCCGGCGCATCACCATGAAGGGCGGAACCGGCAATGGTCTGGAGATCATGCTGGACATTCAGCAAGACGAGTACCTGCCTGTCTGGGGGGATTCAGGTAACAGGACCTGTATCCTtgtcctccagcagcagctgcactaGCTGGAGCAGCTGTGTCTGCaaatccctcccttccccatgtgGAGATGGGCACCTCTGCTTCTACACCCAGAGCACTTTGCCCCAGTCCAATGGTGGGCCATCTCCACTCCCTTGATACCTGCCCATTCAACCTCCTGCCTCTCGGCCAGACCTCACTCTGCTCACGCCTCCCCgtctctgtctcctgcacaagcTGTATTTCCATGGCAGCTGTTCATGGCTTGTTGTTCACAGTGCATGGGGGGCCTGGCCTGGTTTGGGGCGCCCAGCTTGACACAGCAGTGTCCATCCGAAGCCTCTGAGCACCACCAGCAATAATAACGTCTGGGGAGGAGGGTCAGACAGgcctggagaagggacatgcgcAGTCACTTGCTTGCAGCCGGTTCCCAGGAGGCAGCCATAGCCCCATAAAGGCCCATGCGTTGTCTCCCTGAAGCTGGGCCCTTGCCATGCCCTATCTCCAGTAGCCTCAACCCCCATGACCCTACCCCGAGGCTCCCATCTTCTCAGGTCCTCCCATTTTTCTTGCTGTCAATctatttttctcctccttttttcttACCTCAATTATTAGCTATGGCAACTGCCTGCCAGTTTAAATTAAGTAGCACTTGTCTATAAATAGTTCCACCCACTTCCCTGCTGCTCTCCCAGAACCATGGAGCGGGAGGGTGGTGGGGAAGAAGAGAGTGGGAActgaggggctgggagggagggaaagcagacagaaggaaggaaggcatgtgggtgggagggtggcaCATGCAATAAACCCGAGGAGCCCCAGTCCCTACCCACACTGAGCCTGAAACAACATTGCACTGTATGGTACAGTgagcagggggggaagggaggagcctgtagagcagggatggggctgtGGACTATGGGAGGGGTTATACAGTGGAGAGGGAAGGGGCACAGAATTCTTCCTCAGGACAGACACTGGAGAGATTGTCATGTAGGtgatagacacacacacaaacacacacactgcaaagCTGGGTGGAGGAGAGAGTATGTCTGAGAACAGCCCCAGACCATTCACCCCTTCACACCTTCTCAGCATCCttccagaacaaataaatttgttagtctttaaggtgccacaaatactccttttctttcttccagaaCAGTTACACAGGCAGCTGGGCAGGAGGGACTTGCCCGAACAGAAACCCACCTCTGCCATCTGTGTTAGACCCatgtcagaactcctgggttgtgttcccagctctgagaggCAGAGTTTCTAGAGCCTATAgcaggagactgggagtcaggacgcctgggttctgttctcaccTCTATCATCTTGATTGAGTCACTCCCCCTCTCTGTgatgtttccccatctataaaatgggatgcatctgatgaagtgagctgtagctcgtgaaagcttatgctcaaataaatttgttagtctctaaggtgccacaagtcctccttttgtttttgcagatacagactaacatggctgctactctgaaacctgttcattaATGTTTCCAAGGCAGTTTGAGGTCCCTGTGTGAAAGGCACCAAGAATGGCCCAGTTCTACTcccacactggtgtaaatcaggaataaccccactgaagccagtggagctaGCTCAGGGTATATCCAGCATTAAAAGGGGAATCCTGACTTTGTTCACATGTGCAGGGGTATAAGAGAGGGCCTGGCTCTGGGCCTGGCTCACCCTGACCTGGGCCTGGTGGCGCCAATCTCACCCGTGCAAAGCGACTGTGAGATGTGACCAAATGAGATCTCTCCCTCACTCACACCACTGCGTGTGTCACATGCCTGCATTGCACAGATGTAGATGGCAACAAGGTGCCAGCTGTGTGGAGTTGGCCTCTCATCCTTGGAACTTCTGGTGCCCTCTGAGACTGTCCCATGGCTCTGTACTTGTCCAGGCCTGAAAGGGCTCTTCACACTGGCAGGGACAGGGTTAATTCCACACCAAGCTCCATTAAAGACAGGACAACCTCTCTGAAGCTAGGTTAACATATGCCCTGGAGGAGAGCAGAATAGGTGTATCCTGCGGATATGAAATAGGCTCCAGAGAGTTCTCacccaggatgcctgggttctccaACCCTCTCAGATACTCAGCTCCCACTTTTCTCTTTGTTGCAGATGAGCTCTCGTTTGAAGCTGGGATCAAAGTGCAGATTCACAGCCAGGATGAACCTCCCTTAATTGACCAGCTGGGCTTTGGGGTGGCACCTGGATTCCAGACCTTTGTGTCCTGCCAGGAGCAGcgggtgaggggcagggagagcactgggctgggcacTCTGTgctggcagcccctgagctgcctCTGCCTGACACAGACAGAGAAGAAATACTAAGCGGGGGGAAGGGATGGATGCAGCATTCCAGGAGCCTGAAGGGTTAAGGtggggatctgatagaggtctataaaatcctgaatggtgtggagaaagtgaataaggaagtgttatttaccctttcacataacacgtgaaccagggatcacccaatgaaattaatattcagcaggtttataacaaacaaaaggaagtatttcttcacgcaacacacagtcagcctgtggaactcgctgccatgggatgttgtgaagatcaaaactataactgggttcaaaaaagaattagataagttcctggaggataggtccatcaatgacaattatccaggatggtcagggacgcaaccccatgctttgtgtccctaagcctctgactgccagatgctgggactgaatgacagaggatggatcaccgGATTAATGCCTTGTTCCCTCTAAAgcttctggcattggccactgtcagaagacacgattctgggccagatggaccataggtctgacccagtatggccgttcttatgtcacTGCACTTCTTGACAATTATAACAAACAATCATGAGCCAAATCAGGTAGGAGGAAGAACTTAATCAGAAAAGCATGAaggataattgggaattgtttaacaGCACTTCCACTAGATGTCCCAAAAGCCACCATCCCACACtcaaggaagaaggctgtattgTTAAAAaaagacctggtttagaggggaagcaAAGCCAGctatgaaaaaattaaaaataatatataacaaaggGGCAGTTGATATTAATATAAATCAGATgctagaaattgtagaaaattgataaggaaagcaaagggacacaaggagaaaacggtggccagcagagttaaggaaaataaggacttttttaaatatattaggaacaaaaagaatcctaacaatggtattggtccgtTATTAGAtggaaaatggtagaattatcaataataatgcagaaaagacagaagtgttcaattaatgtttctgttctgtatttggggaaaaaacatgaaATAATCATATCAGAtgataacattctttccattccactgatatctcaggaggatgttaaacagcagctactaaaattagacattttaaaatcagtagaaTGGGGAAAGTGAGCCTGACACAGGGGCTTGTGGGCCTAGTTAATTGATACTCTGAGATTCTCAGCTTGCTCCTATGGTGGCCTGATCAGTGCCTGGTCCACCTTGGTGCTCAACAAGAGCCTTCTGGGAGCATtccctggggagagaaggggtggggctcctGTTCTCattcttccctgctctgccccagctgaTCTACCTTCCCCCGCCCTGGGGTAACTGCCAATCCATAACCAGAGACTCTGAGTTCTACGACACCTACAGCATCGCGGCCTGTCGCATTGACTGTGAGACCCGCTACCTGGTGGAGAACTGCAACTGCCGCATGGTGCACATGCGAGGTGAGCCCaaatggggacagggacaggccCAAACCAGCCCCGGGGAGGACGCTCCCTGTGCAGCTCAGAGCATCTCCCTGCCACCCCAGATCAGaaacccatctagcccagtatccccccagtgcctccctgccaccccagatCAAACCAATGGACCCACCTAGCCTAGTATCCcccacactgcctccctgccccagatCTGACCAATGGGCCACTTAGCCCGGTAACCCTCCACTTCATTGTTGCCGTGGATCAGCCCAATGGTTCATTTCAACAGGTATCCCTCTGCCCACACACTGCTAGTAGATCTAGTCCATTATCTTGCTTCTTGTACCAGAGCCGACCAGTgacccatctagtccagtgcccccctccctttccccttgcTCCAGGATTCCTGCCTCAACAGGACACTGCTCTGTCTTGTTCCATGTCCTGCTTTGGGGCAAACAATACCTGAAGGTGAACAGCACCTTACAGTGCATGAGCTGAGACCCACCGCTCTCAGAGCACAGCCTTTACAGTTAATGCAGCTCTGGcctgagtctgctgcagccccctcccctaaATCCCAGCTATTCTGGCACTTCCAGCACAGCTCTGTGGCTCCAGGATGGATTTCAATTTAATCCCTCAAATTCCTCTCAATTCTCAGCCTATCAAGAAACATCCAGGCAGTGCGGGAGCCAGAATACCATGGGAGATGGGCTTGCTCGGGCAGacacatgggctctggcagtggaGTTGGGGGTTAAACTTACTCTGGGGTGTGCAAGCAGGTAATGCTGTGTCCCCAGAGTGCCCCTGAAGGTACCTCCCCAGTGGGTTTGGAGGTCTCCATggagggtgctggctctggagcATGCTGCCCACAGACCCCTCACTAAGCCCATCTCTGAAGATCAGACCAGACAGTGCTGATCAGCATTTGAATGGCAGCTACTGCAGTACCAAGATTGGGGTAGGCCCAGTATTTGTCTAAGATCCAAGGCTGGCTTGAAGGAAATAAATAAGGCAGCATAAACCCTGAGGCAGGCATGTGCTGCTGCAGGCAGGTGGGGAGACCAGGCAGCAGTCTCCCCGGGAGCTGCGGATTGAACCTTCTACTTTGTTCCCCCACAGCTGGGAACCACTTCCCCTCTCATGGAAACAGCCCTTTATTCCAAGGGCTTTAGCACTGATGGGACTAGTCACTTGCAAACAGGCCATAGCAAGTAAGGTGTGTTCCACAGATCCTTGGAAATTAACATACGGAATCACAGACCCTACATTATTCTGGCTGATTGCTTAACCTGGGATGGGGATTCTGTACACAGTCGAGGTGAGGTGTTAAAGTCAAGACTGTCTGTATGCTCAGGATCCTGATGGTACAGGGAGGGTTTTGAGATTGCTGGGAGGTCTCCTGGTCCACGGGGGCAGGGGATGAGCGCAGGCTAGGAAACAACACACAGATTCAAGGAGCAGCAAAATAACTATGCAGGCTGCCACACAGGATAAGATTGCTTGTCTCGCTGTTCCTGTATCCCTCTCCTCCACACCCATGCTGGACCAGACCAATGGCTCATCTAGCTCACTATCctccctccacagcccccccccaTCAAATCATACCAATGGCCTGTGTAGTCCAGTATCTCCCCCTCCTCGGCTGGATCAGATCAATGGCCCGTATAGTCTGGTGTCATCcatccactcccccacacacacccactggATCAACCTCTTCACCTTAAATCCAGCCCCAGCACAGAGGTTCAACTGAAACTTTGCTCTTCTGTCTCCCTGCAGGTGATGCCCCCTATTGCACCCCCGAGCAGTACAAGGAGTGCGCGGACCCAGCCTTAGGTGAGACTGCCTTGCCCCCTCTCCCTTTTGAAGGTTTGGCCTGCTCCATTCCAGGAGGACAGGGTTCTTGCTGTGCCACGCATATCAAGGGGCAAGGAGAGCACCCAGCAGCAGTGGGGTGTGTGAAGGAAGGTCCCCATCCCTACCGTAACTCATACCTCATTCCAGTTTCTAATGGGGAGGCCAGCAACCCCATGCAGGTCCCCTAGACATCAGGAAGGGGTGTGGCACGAAGGGACTCTATCCATctctgaatcaggcccttcaGTCCATCGAGGCATGCATTTTCTTCTGCCTCTGGGGTCCAGCACCACACCTGTTACTACAGGAGCTTAGAGTCATGGTCCCGTCAGGCTCTCTATGCATGGATGGAGCAATCTCTCCAGGGTGCAACCAGGTTTTTAAGCCCTAAAGGATGAAGATGACTCTGGCTATGTTTGAGACACCTCCATGGTCTTCACCCTGATGGTATCTGTGCTCCTGTGACCATCACTAGCAGCTGTCTTCAGGGTTGAACGCTGGCCATTCACTGCTAAAAGCACAAGCTTTTACTGCTTGAACTTAGGGAGTAGCTCCATTAGCTGGCAGCTGCAGTAGACCCTTATTCTCATATGTGGACCACCCACTAAAGGAGAAAGACCCACACTCTGATACTGTGGTTTACACTCCTATTGCACACCTGTCAAGGACCCTACTGCCACATCAGACTTGGCCACGGGACCTTGCCAATGGCTGGCAGTGATGGTGACTTGGCTGCAGCAGATCGTGTCCCCCCTTTACATTCATCCTTTAGACTCCAAAGACTCTTCTGTAACACTGCGGGTGCCatatttctcacctctctcttCCCCTGTCCCTCCCTCTGATCCCTGCACTGATTGCCCTGCCCCCTTCATTTGTTTCTATTTGCATTGTTTTCAGATGGtgattttctttctccttctttgaTTTGGCTCTGGTAGtgccttgtgtttgttttgttgccATTGACCTCCCGAGAGCCTTAGCTAGGGCAGGGGAATGGCTTACAAGTgggaactgggaggagagggtcCTAGAAATCTTCCGGAAATTgtccccctctttcttctcctgtTCAGTGGCTTGAGGGGCACTTTCCAGGGCAGTTTTGAAGTTTGAGGAATGTCGAGAGGCCCCTTTAGAGTATGAGTTgctattgttttattttgttctctctctccattcccctcctTTCCGctcacctccctcctccccccagatttTCTGCTGGAGAAGGACAACGATTACTGCGTCTGTGAGATGCCCTGCAACGTCACCCGCTTTGGCAAGGAGTTGTCCATGGTGAAAATCCCCAGCAAGGCCTCAGCCAAGTACCTGGCCAAGAAACACAACAAGTCGGAGCAGTACATTGGGTAACTGGGGAGGAGGCTtgcaccacagccctgggggcaGAGCCGATGGAGCCAGGACACTGCACATATTGCCAGTGCCACACGAGTTTCATTCCCCATTGGCCCCCGAGGCACCTGTCCAGTCTCCAGATCTATGGGACGCCAGGTGCCGGTTCTTAATGCCTAGCCTCCTTTCCCTGGTCTCATGGCTTCCTGCTGGTTTCGTCCATGCTGGATGTGCTTCAGAGACTCCAGGCTGTCACACAGAGCCAGCCCCATCCAGTGACACTCCCTTCCTCTCTTGCAGGGAGAACTTCCTAGTGCTGGATATCTTCTTTGAAGCCCTGAACTATGAGACAATTGAGCAGAAGAAGGCCTACGAGGtggctggcttgctgggtgagCCATGTTTCCCCTCCATACTCAGGGGCAGGTAGGGAGCCAGGCCTTGTGGTCACTGCTGAGCAGCGCTAGCTGAGTGCTTGTGGTAGGGGTCCATTCAGCTCCAATGACTCCCCCTACACTAAGCCCCAGATGCCTCCTGTCACCTCCAGTGAGCTGTGGCTCTCCCTTCCACCTGTCGGTGATGCTGGAGGTAAGCTGAAGCAGGGAGGGCAGTCAGAGACCCTGGCTCTGCGGCAGCCCAGTGGGCATGAGCTGTGGAGTCCCCTGGGAGAGCAGGGCCTTTGGTGCTGAGTGcaggggagaggtggggcagaTGGTAATTCCATGGCTCTAAGGCCAGGCACATGGTGATGTGTGCTGCGGGAGGCTGAGAGACGCTGCACATTTGAGTGCAGTAGCTGAGTCCTGATCCCACTGctgtgaatggcaaaactcccactggcttctgtGGGACCAGGATGAGGCTCAGTGGGGGGTTGGTGGGAGCTGTTCTTACACAAGGCTACTGCTTCTCCTGCTGCCCCCTTGGGGACAGAGCCTGCTGTGAGTGGCACTGGGGTAAATCTGATGTACCTGGCCCAGAACATCGTATGGGATGACGGGGAGCGTGATCGCCCCCAGCTCAGATGGCTGTGTGCCCACCTTTAGCACGGAACTCGCCCCCTCGCACACCTCACCTCTGAACCTAGACCATGGCTGCTGGCTCAGCTCAGCGATTTgcctcccatcccaccccaggcAGATGGGGGACTGTGTGGTCCGTGTCTGGCAGGTGAACCAGATTTCAGTGAGCGGGAAGTAGCATTATCTGTACCTGTCCTTCCCCAAAGTTCCCGTCCTGATCTGTTTTCTCTGCAGCAGACTCCTTCCTGCAGACCCAAGTGCAGATGTTTAAGGGCTTTTTGAATAAACCAACTGGAAAATAGTAATGGATCCATTTAATGAGCAGATGTCATCTCAGAGCAGAGCCATTGTGGTTTGGTCTCTAGCCGGCTGAGGGAGTAGGGCTCATGAAGTGGAGAAATTATATAGGATCCCTGGGTGCAAGTGCACTGGTGTGAGGTCCCAATTGACAGGCCCTCGTAGGGCAGGTGGGTGAACCAGTGAGAGAAGCTTACCAAGCTCAGGCCAGAGAGGTGAGCCAATGAGAGATTGGTTTATAAGGTTATATGGCAGGCAGGTGAGCCAATGAGCGTAGCTTAGAAAGGTCAACGTTGCCTCAGGGCTGACTGGGGAATGGAAATACCCCTGGAAGTGGGTGGGGGCCCCATTCCATGAGGCAGATCACTGTCCAAAACTACCCcccacatacagacacacacacaccttatcCCTCCTGACTTGGCTCTTCCGAGGCTTTCTCTCCAgaacctccctgccccagctctcccTTGCGTTAGAGAAGCTCTTGGGCCTCGGTACTCCAAAGATGGAGCAGATCCCACTTGGTCTAGCTGCTGGTATGAGTCAGTGGAGCAGCTCTGCATACCTGTGCAGAGCCCTAGAGCCTGACAGCCAGTCCCAGCACCTTCTTGAGAGGCCAAGAAGAGTCAGGGCTCAATTCCTAGAGGGGCTGagaatcaatgggagctgtgagtatTTGGCCTCTCGGAGTAGCCATCCGCAAGGGCCGGAGGCTTTGCTGGCTCCATACGGAGGGGTGTTTATTGGGGACACAGAGCCAAAACCTGTACCCCAGAACCCTGGTGCTTTGGGGAAATCCTGGCATGGCTGCGGGCTCCATGGCTCCTTGGCCTCATCCCTGGGTCTTCCTAGTGAATCTCACATTGGAGCGCAGAGCCCTGGCCACTGGTGAGTCCATTCATCGCAGAGCGGAAGGACTTGCTCCCCTACTTCCAGTGAGCAGAGGGTGCAGAACCCATGCCCTTAGCCCATGTGGAGGGTCACTGAGCTTGTAGGTTCACCAGCCCAGCAGATCAGAGCTCACCAAACTGCAGCCTGGAGTCAGGACCAAGGATCCCCAGATGCCTCCGGTTTTGGTTTGccgaggggcagggggtgtccgTGTCACAGGCTCATCGGAGACCACTAGAGTGAACTCCGGGGGGAGAGATCCAGCCTCTCGCTACAagtgaaaggaaaaggagtacttgtggcaccttagagactaacaaatttatttgagcatttattgagccactaaggtgccacaagtactccttttctttttgcggatacagactaacacggctgctactctgaaacctgtcactacaaGTGGATGAGCTGCTATGGCAGATGCAGCTGCTGccttctcctttccctccctccctccctctgtcttgTCTCCATTCCTCAGCTGTTCTGTCCTACACTATATAACTGAGCCCCTGAGTGGCTGAGGGGCCACCCACTCTCAGCCAGCCTGCCCTGACTGCTCTCATCCCTCTTGTCTTCAGGCGACATTGGTGGGCAGATGGGGCTGTTCATTGGGGCCAGCATCCTGACCGTGCTGGAGCTGTTCGATTATGCCTATGAGGTGAGTGAAGGAGGGATCACCAGGAACCCCACTCTGCTGTGGAGGTTGAGAACCATCCCCCATGATGCACCAAGATGCTCCCCTAAGGTCAACCCTCGTCACActgcttcccccacagctccttcCTCACATTCACCTCTGCATGTCACTTCActgcctgctccctgcctggtCTCGCCCACCagcccccctctgccctcccagTCCCTTCCCACTCAGCATGGTGCCAGCCTCGCACGCCTCCTGCCAATCCCCTGGGACCCAAATCCCTGCTGCCCATGGGAACTGTGAGCCTCTTCATATGTTGTGGGTGAGTTTCTGATCTCAGCTACCCTGCAGCCAGTCCAGAATggggagtcactctgg
The DNA window shown above is from Caretta caretta isolate rCarCar2 chromosome 20, rCarCar1.hap1, whole genome shotgun sequence and carries:
- the ASIC1 gene encoding acid-sensing ion channel 1 isoform X3, translated to MADEKQLEILQDKANFRNFKPKPFNMLEFYDRAGHDIREMLLSCSFCGEKCNPEDFKVVFTRYGKCYTFNSGQDGKPRRITMKGGTGNGLEIMLDIQQDEYLPVWGDSDELSFEAGIKVQIHSQDEPPLIDQLGFGVAPGFQTFVSCQEQRLIYLPPPWGNCQSITRDSEFYDTYSIAACRIDCETRYLVENCNCRMVHMRGDAPYCTPEQYKECADPALDFLLEKDNDYCVCEMPCNVTRFGKELSMVKIPSKASAKYLAKKHNKSEQYIGENFLVLDIFFEALNYETIEQKKAYEVAGLLGDIGGQMGLFIGASILTVLELFDYAYEVIKYKLCRRAKCQKNHKRNNTDKGVTLSMDDVKRHNPCESLRGHPAGMTYAANILPHHPARGTFEDFTC
- the ASIC1 gene encoding acid-sensing ion channel 1 isoform X2, with amino-acid sequence MLDLKVDEEEVENGHPVSIQAFASSSTLHGLSHIISYERLSFKRIIWTLCFLGSMALLAYVCTERIQYYFLYPHVTRLDEVATTRLTFPAVTFCNLNEFRFSRVTKNDLYHAGELLALLNNRYEIPDTQMADEKQLEILQDKANFRNFKPKPFNMLEFYDRAGHDIREMLLSCSFCGEKCNPEDFKVVFTRYGKCYTFNSGQDGKPRRITMKGGTGNGLEIMLDIQQDEYLPVWGDSDELSFEAGIKVQIHSQDEPPLIDQLGFGVAPGFQTFVSCQEQRLIYLPPPWGNCQSITRDSEFYDTYSIAACRIDCETRYLVENCNCRMVHMRGDAPYCTPEQYKECADPALDFLLEKDNDYCVCEMPCNVTRFGKELSMVKIPSKASAKYLAKKHNKSEQYIGENFLVLDIFFEALNYETIEQKKAYEVAGLLGDIGGQMGLFIGASILTVLELFDYAYEVIKYKLCRRAKCQKNHKRNNTDKGVTLSMDDVKRHNPCESLRGHPAGMTYAANILPHHPARGTFEDFTC
- the ASIC1 gene encoding acid-sensing ion channel 1 isoform X4, with translation MKGGTGNGLEIMLDIQQDEYLPVWGDSDELSFEAGIKVQIHSQDEPPLIDQLGFGVAPGFQTFVSCQEQRLIYLPPPWGNCQSITRDSEFYDTYSIAACRIDCETRYLVENCNCRMVHMRGDAPYCTPEQYKECADPALDFLLEKDNDYCVCEMPCNVTRFGKELSMVKIPSKASAKYLAKKHNKSEQYIGENFLVLDIFFEALNYETIEQKKAYEVAGLLGDIGGQMGLFIGASILTVLELFDYAYEVIKYKLCRRAKCQKNHKRNNTDKGVTLSMDDVKRHNPCESLRGHPAGMTYAANILPHHPARGTFEDFTC